The Pricia mediterranea genome includes a window with the following:
- a CDS encoding rhodanese-related sulfurtransferase, translated as MQLYNTLSAKERAALIGEAGQERLTISFYKYAHIGNPRLFRNHLFVRWNELDVLGRIYVAHEGINAQLSVPADNFEAFKDHLDSISFLEGVRLNIAIEQDNLSFLKLKVKVRKKIVADGLNDASFDVTDKGVHVNAEAFNALIDDPETILVDMRNHYESEIGHFKNAITPDVDTFRDSLDSIENDLADHKEDKKLVMYCTGGIRCEKASAYYKYKGFKQVYQLEGGIIDYARQVEAGKLENKFLGKNFVFDHRRSERITDDVIAHCHQCGKPCDTHVNCANEACHLLFIQCESCARQMDDCCSKGCKEIHNLPYEEQKRLRRGKGASNKIFKKGRSPVLKFKS; from the coding sequence ATGCAACTGTACAATACCCTAAGTGCGAAGGAAAGAGCCGCTTTGATCGGCGAAGCGGGGCAGGAACGTCTGACTATCTCTTTCTATAAATACGCACACATTGGAAATCCAAGACTATTCCGGAACCATCTTTTTGTCCGATGGAACGAGCTCGATGTGCTCGGACGTATCTATGTCGCCCACGAGGGTATCAACGCTCAATTATCCGTCCCCGCCGACAACTTCGAGGCATTTAAGGACCATTTGGATAGTATATCTTTTTTGGAAGGCGTACGGTTGAACATCGCTATTGAACAAGACAATCTGTCTTTTTTGAAATTGAAGGTGAAAGTGCGTAAAAAAATCGTAGCGGACGGGCTGAACGATGCCAGCTTCGATGTTACCGACAAGGGAGTCCATGTGAACGCCGAAGCCTTTAACGCGCTGATCGACGACCCCGAGACTATCTTGGTCGATATGCGCAACCACTACGAAAGCGAAATCGGACATTTTAAGAATGCCATCACCCCCGATGTAGACACGTTTCGTGATTCGTTGGATAGTATTGAAAACGACTTGGCCGATCATAAGGAGGATAAAAAACTGGTGATGTACTGTACCGGCGGTATCCGATGTGAAAAAGCGAGCGCCTATTACAAGTATAAAGGTTTTAAGCAGGTGTACCAACTTGAGGGCGGTATCATTGATTATGCTCGCCAAGTGGAAGCAGGGAAGCTTGAAAACAAGTTCTTGGGTAAAAATTTCGTATTCGACCACCGCCGCAGTGAACGTATTACCGATGACGTTATCGCCCATTGCCACCAATGCGGAAAGCCTTGCGATACCCATGTCAATTGCGCCAATGAAGCCTGCCATTTACTGTTCATCCAGTGCGAAAGCTGTGCCCGGCAGATGGACGATTGCTGTTCGAAGGGGTGTAAGGAGATCCATAACCTACCCTACGAGGAGCAAAAAAGACTGCGGAGGGGTAAAGGGGCCAGCAATAAGATTTTCAAGAAAGGACGTTCGCCGGTGTTGAAATTTAAATCGTAG
- a CDS encoding PSP1 domain-containing protein, whose protein sequence is MSCSSCSTGKDGQPRGCKNNGTCGTDGCNKLTVFDWLSNMSLPNGTKPFDCVEVRFKNSRKEFFRNTENLSLSIGDIVATEAKSGHDVGMVTLVGELVKVQMKRKKTDFKNGEMPKVYRKASQNDIDRWQKCRDREEEIKKRAREIAIILNLQMKISDVEFQGDGSKATFYYTAEERVDFRQLIKDMAKAFGIRIEMRQIGYRQEAQRLGGIGSCGRELCCSTWLTDFRSVSTSAARYQQLSLNPQKLAGQCGKLKCCLNYELDTYLEALKDFPSTDTKIYTEKGLAFCQKTDIFKGILWFSYRDDPSNWHELTKEQVKEILSKNKKKEKVASLEEYTVDNFVKQEEKVFENAVGQDSLTRFDRPKRSKSRNRKRNKGKKRSGNRGSGHKNQKDSKARTNTKGKGAKGKPTNNKRRRPKNA, encoded by the coding sequence ATGAGCTGTAGTAGTTGTTCGACCGGGAAGGACGGACAGCCTCGAGGATGCAAGAACAACGGAACTTGTGGTACCGATGGTTGTAATAAGTTAACGGTCTTTGATTGGCTTTCGAACATGTCGCTCCCCAACGGTACCAAGCCGTTCGACTGTGTTGAGGTCCGATTCAAAAACAGTAGAAAAGAATTTTTTAGGAACACTGAAAACCTTTCCCTTTCCATTGGCGATATTGTTGCCACCGAAGCGAAATCGGGACATGATGTGGGCATGGTCACCTTGGTGGGGGAGCTTGTCAAGGTACAGATGAAACGGAAAAAGACCGATTTCAAGAACGGCGAAATGCCCAAAGTCTACCGAAAGGCATCCCAGAACGATATCGATAGATGGCAAAAATGCCGGGATAGGGAAGAGGAAATCAAGAAACGGGCGCGGGAAATTGCCATTATCCTCAACCTACAAATGAAGATTTCGGATGTGGAGTTTCAGGGCGATGGCTCGAAGGCCACTTTTTATTACACGGCCGAAGAGCGGGTAGACTTCAGGCAGTTGATCAAGGACATGGCCAAGGCCTTTGGCATACGGATCGAGATGCGACAGATCGGTTATCGGCAAGAGGCCCAGCGGCTGGGCGGCATCGGGTCTTGCGGCCGTGAATTGTGTTGTTCCACCTGGTTGACCGACTTTAGGTCAGTCTCCACCTCAGCGGCCCGTTATCAGCAATTATCCTTGAATCCCCAAAAGTTGGCCGGACAATGTGGCAAGCTTAAATGCTGTCTAAATTATGAGTTGGATACCTATTTGGAAGCCCTAAAGGATTTCCCTTCCACCGATACTAAGATATATACCGAAAAGGGACTCGCATTCTGCCAAAAGACCGATATTTTTAAGGGAATACTTTGGTTCTCGTATAGAGACGATCCTTCAAACTGGCACGAGCTGACCAAGGAACAGGTCAAGGAAATCCTATCAAAGAACAAAAAGAAGGAAAAAGTAGCCAGCTTGGAGGAATACACCGTTGACAACTTCGTTAAGCAAGAAGAAAAGGTTTTTGAGAATGCAGTAGGGCAGGATAGCCTGACCCGTTTTGACCGCCCTAAGCGATCTAAAAGCCGGAACCGTAAACGAAATAAGGGGAAAAAGCGTTCTGGAAACCGCGGCAGCGGTCATAAAAATCAAAAAGATAGCAAAGCACGTACCAACACTAAAGGAAAGGGCGCCAAAGGAAAACCGACAAATAACAAAAGAAGAAGGCCGAAAAATGCGTAA
- a CDS encoding gliding motility lipoprotein GldH, translating into MRNVLFILFFAAVMLACNDSLVKSEYQATDDGAWNQGNIITFSFAEMDTVQEHDMFINVRNDATFAYSNLFLITELEFPTGETLKDTLQYQMALPDGTWLGKGLGGMKENKLWYKENIVFPTSGVYKLRISQAMRKNGKVEGIVNLQGITDVGYQIEKSGE; encoded by the coding sequence ATGCGTAACGTATTGTTTATTCTATTCTTCGCTGCAGTCATGCTCGCCTGCAATGACAGTTTGGTGAAATCAGAATATCAAGCTACCGACGACGGAGCCTGGAACCAAGGGAACATCATCACGTTCAGCTTTGCTGAAATGGATACCGTTCAAGAACATGATATGTTTATTAACGTTCGCAACGATGCCACATTTGCGTACAGCAACTTGTTTCTAATTACCGAATTGGAGTTTCCCACGGGTGAAACCCTAAAGGATACCCTTCAGTATCAAATGGCGCTACCCGATGGCACTTGGTTGGGCAAGGGGCTTGGAGGGATGAAGGAAAACAAATTGTGGTACAAAGAAAACATCGTTTTTCCCACTTCGGGCGTATATAAATTACGGATATCACAAGCGATGCGAAAAAACGGTAAAGTTGAAGGAATCGTCAACTTACAGGGTATTACCGATGTAGGATACCAAATCGAGAAAAGTGGGGAATAG
- a CDS encoding penicillin-binding protein 1A, which translates to MAKKAAKKKKNKGFFKFIKWFWILFGVGILSFVLLFAFASWGVFGPMPEYEYLENPQTNLATEIISSDGKTLGKFYLDDNRTPVPFDSLPSNLVNALIATEDARFYGHSGIDAFGVMRAVGYLGTKGGASTITQQLARQLFVGVRSKNKFETLKQKAMEWVLATRLERQYTKEEIIAMYLNQYDFLNNADGIRSAAKIYFGKEPQELKPEESAVLVGMLKNSSYYNPLRREELVTNRRNTVLGQMAKYDYITEQEKDSLQNLKMAIRYNPESHKEGLATYFRMYLQGFMNQWISKNPKPAVEGARDRWNIYLDGLKIYTTVDSRMQANAENAVQKHMANLQEEFFHQNTPDRNPTAPFLELSEPETELIMQRAMKNSPRWRKMKAEGKSEEDIRESFTKETEMTVFDWNSDAREKDTIMTPMDSIRYYKTFLRAAMMSMEPQTGHVKAWVGGIDYRHFQYDNVIQGARQAGSTFKPFVYAAAIDQLRLSPCDKFPDTQYCIEAGKHGNPEPWCPKNAVGQYSGNMYTLKDGLANSVNTITAQLIDRVGPRSVVSIVENLGLTREIPEVPSIALGTPDFNVYEMVGAYGTFANQGVYVKPVMVTRIEDKNGTVLYEYVPETNDVLSKDVAYAMINLMEGVTEGGSGTRLRHSSQENTTVYKEIITGYPYNFTNPIAGKTGTTQNQSDGWFMGMVPNLVTGVWVGGEDRSIHFPTITYGQGAAMALPIWALYMKANYENKDLGVSDGEFKEPDDMSINLDCDKQAEEEPKATDVEEDLDDLDF; encoded by the coding sequence ATGGCAAAGAAAGCCGCTAAAAAGAAAAAGAATAAGGGATTCTTTAAATTCATCAAATGGTTTTGGATACTGTTCGGTGTCGGCATCCTGTCCTTTGTACTTCTCTTTGCATTCGCTTCATGGGGCGTTTTCGGTCCGATGCCGGAGTACGAATACCTCGAGAACCCCCAGACCAATCTGGCCACAGAAATCATTTCGTCAGACGGTAAGACGCTGGGCAAATTCTATTTGGACGACAACCGTACCCCCGTACCTTTCGATAGCCTTCCCAGCAATCTGGTCAACGCCTTGATTGCTACGGAGGATGCGCGTTTTTATGGCCATTCGGGAATAGATGCGTTCGGGGTAATGCGGGCGGTTGGTTATTTGGGCACCAAAGGTGGGGCAAGTACGATTACCCAGCAACTGGCACGCCAGCTCTTTGTGGGCGTACGGTCCAAGAATAAATTTGAGACCCTCAAGCAAAAAGCGATGGAATGGGTGCTCGCCACGCGTTTGGAAAGGCAGTACACCAAAGAGGAGATAATCGCCATGTACCTCAATCAGTACGATTTTCTCAACAATGCGGACGGCATCCGATCGGCGGCAAAAATCTATTTTGGCAAGGAACCCCAAGAACTCAAGCCCGAAGAATCCGCGGTCTTGGTGGGGATGCTTAAAAACTCATCCTATTACAATCCCCTACGAAGGGAAGAACTGGTGACCAACCGCAGAAATACCGTGTTGGGCCAAATGGCGAAGTACGACTACATCACGGAACAGGAAAAAGACTCGTTGCAAAATTTGAAAATGGCCATCCGCTATAATCCGGAATCCCACAAGGAAGGGCTGGCTACCTACTTCAGAATGTATTTGCAGGGCTTTATGAACCAGTGGATATCCAAAAATCCCAAACCCGCCGTGGAAGGGGCTCGTGATCGATGGAATATCTATTTGGATGGCCTAAAGATTTACACCACCGTAGATTCACGTATGCAGGCCAATGCGGAGAATGCGGTGCAAAAACATATGGCCAACCTCCAGGAGGAATTCTTCCATCAGAACACGCCCGATCGAAATCCGACGGCCCCGTTTTTGGAACTTTCCGAGCCCGAAACCGAACTGATCATGCAACGCGCCATGAAAAATTCCCCGCGCTGGAGAAAAATGAAGGCCGAAGGGAAATCTGAGGAGGATATCCGCGAATCCTTTACCAAGGAAACCGAAATGACCGTCTTTGACTGGAACAGCGACGCCCGGGAAAAAGACACCATCATGACCCCGATGGATTCCATCCGTTATTACAAGACCTTTCTCCGGGCCGCCATGATGTCCATGGAGCCCCAAACCGGCCATGTCAAGGCCTGGGTGGGCGGCATTGATTATCGCCACTTTCAATACGACAACGTTATTCAAGGTGCGCGACAGGCAGGTTCTACCTTTAAGCCTTTCGTTTACGCCGCGGCCATCGACCAACTGCGCTTGTCGCCCTGCGATAAGTTTCCCGATACCCAATACTGTATCGAGGCCGGGAAGCATGGCAATCCAGAGCCATGGTGTCCCAAAAATGCTGTCGGACAATATTCAGGAAACATGTACACCCTGAAAGACGGCTTGGCCAACTCGGTCAATACCATTACGGCACAATTAATCGATAGGGTGGGTCCGCGCTCGGTAGTGTCCATTGTCGAAAACCTGGGATTGACCCGGGAAATCCCCGAAGTGCCTTCCATAGCCTTGGGTACGCCCGATTTTAACGTATATGAAATGGTGGGCGCCTATGGTACATTCGCCAATCAAGGGGTGTATGTTAAACCGGTCATGGTGACCCGCATCGAAGATAAAAATGGTACCGTGCTCTATGAATACGTGCCGGAGACCAACGACGTGTTGAGCAAAGACGTAGCTTACGCCATGATCAATTTGATGGAAGGGGTGACCGAAGGCGGCTCTGGAACCCGTCTACGGCATTCGTCCCAAGAAAACACGACGGTCTATAAAGAAATTATCACGGGTTACCCCTATAATTTCACCAACCCCATTGCCGGAAAGACCGGCACCACCCAGAACCAAAGTGATGGCTGGTTCATGGGCATGGTACCGAACCTGGTCACGGGCGTATGGGTAGGAGGCGAAGATCGGTCCATCCATTTTCCGACGATTACCTACGGACAGGGTGCAGCTATGGCCCTGCCGATCTGGGCGCTTTATATGAAGGCCAACTATGAGAATAAAGATTTGGGGGTTTCCGACGGGGAGTTTAAAGAACCCGACGATATGTCGATTAACCTCGATTGCGATAAACAGGCCGAGGAAGAACCCAAGGCTACCGATGTGGAAGAGGACCTTGATGATCTGGATTTCTGA
- a CDS encoding CoA transferase subunit A — protein MIKKTVENVQEALNGVSDGMTFMLGGFGLCGIPENAISELVRLNIKDITCISNNAGVDDFGLGLLLQKHQIKKMIASYVGENKEFERQMLNGEMEVELTPQGTLAQKCQAAQGGFPAFYTPAGYGTEVSQGKETREFNGKMYVLEEAFKADYSFVKAWKGDEAGNLIFKGTARNFNPCMCGSADITVAEVEELVPAGELDPNQIHIPGIFVQRIFEGKDYEKRIEQRTVRKRD, from the coding sequence ATGATTAAAAAGACGGTAGAGAATGTTCAAGAGGCCCTAAACGGCGTAAGCGACGGGATGACCTTTATGCTGGGTGGATTCGGATTGTGCGGTATTCCGGAGAACGCTATTTCAGAATTGGTGCGTTTGAACATTAAGGATATTACCTGTATCTCGAACAACGCCGGGGTCGATGATTTCGGCTTGGGCCTGCTGTTGCAAAAGCATCAGATAAAAAAGATGATTGCATCATATGTGGGAGAGAACAAGGAGTTCGAACGTCAAATGTTGAATGGGGAAATGGAGGTAGAGTTGACCCCACAGGGCACCTTGGCCCAAAAATGTCAGGCCGCTCAGGGCGGTTTTCCCGCCTTCTATACGCCGGCCGGGTACGGAACCGAAGTTTCCCAAGGTAAGGAGACCCGGGAATTCAACGGGAAGATGTACGTGCTGGAGGAAGCTTTTAAGGCCGATTACTCTTTCGTTAAGGCCTGGAAAGGCGACGAGGCCGGTAACCTAATCTTCAAGGGCACTGCGCGGAACTTCAATCCCTGTATGTGTGGATCTGCGGATATTACGGTAGCCGAGGTGGAAGAATTGGTCCCTGCCGGGGAACTGGATCCGAACCAGATCCATATTCCGGGGATCTTCGTACAACGCATTTTTGAGGGGAAAGATTACGAGAAAAGAATTGAACAAAGAACGGTTCGGAAGCGGGACTGA
- a CDS encoding CoA transferase subunit B, which yields MLDKNGIAKRIAKEVKDGYYVNLGIGIPTLVANFVRDDIDVEFQSENGILGMGPFPLDGEEDADLINAGKQTITALPGASFFDSATSFGMIRGQHVDLTILGAMEVAENGDIANWKIPGKMVKGMGGAMDLVASAENIIVAMMHTNRSGGSKLLKRCTLPLTGVGCVTKIVTNLAVLEVAEQGFLLRERAPGVSVEEIKNATEGKLVIEDDMIPEMEI from the coding sequence ATGTTAGACAAGAACGGAATAGCGAAAAGAATCGCAAAGGAAGTAAAAGACGGGTACTACGTTAACCTCGGTATCGGCATTCCGACCTTGGTCGCTAATTTTGTGCGCGACGATATCGATGTAGAGTTCCAAAGTGAGAACGGAATATTGGGCATGGGGCCATTTCCTTTGGATGGCGAAGAAGACGCCGACCTTATCAACGCAGGGAAACAGACCATTACCGCGCTACCCGGCGCCTCGTTTTTTGATTCGGCCACTAGCTTTGGTATGATCAGGGGCCAGCACGTCGACCTTACAATCCTGGGTGCTATGGAAGTGGCCGAAAATGGCGATATCGCGAACTGGAAAATTCCCGGTAAAATGGTGAAAGGAATGGGCGGGGCAATGGATTTGGTAGCCTCGGCAGAGAATATTATTGTTGCCATGATGCACACCAATCGGTCCGGCGGCTCAAAACTGTTGAAAAGATGCACCCTACCTCTTACGGGCGTGGGCTGCGTAACCAAAATCGTCACCAATCTTGCGGTACTGGAGGTTGCCGAACAAGGATTTCTGCTCAGGGAACGGGCCCCAGGTGTTAGTGTTGAAGAAATTAAGAATGCCACGGAGGGCAAGTTGGTGATCGAAGATGATATGATTCCGGAAATGGAAATCTAA
- a CDS encoding GNAT family N-acetyltransferase, which produces MDLHLQPCTDSDLELLVRISKTTFIDAFEKDNDPNDFKSYLAFAFDRNRLLKELEDQDTTFYFVYCGSELVGYLKLNENQAQTDIKSDESMELERIYVLQAFQGRRIGKWMLDEAKKIATGKRMAFLWLGVWEKNPRAIKFYQRHGFTKFGTHPYYIGKDRQTDWLMRVDLRNFDSE; this is translated from the coding sequence ATGGATTTACACCTGCAGCCATGTACTGATAGCGATCTGGAATTACTTGTTCGTATTTCTAAGACCACCTTTATCGATGCCTTCGAAAAAGACAACGATCCCAATGACTTTAAGTCCTACCTCGCTTTTGCCTTTGACAGAAACAGATTGCTGAAAGAACTCGAGGATCAGGACACCACATTTTATTTTGTCTATTGCGGTTCCGAGTTGGTCGGATACCTCAAACTAAACGAAAACCAGGCCCAGACCGATATTAAATCCGATGAGAGTATGGAGCTGGAGCGTATTTATGTGCTTCAAGCTTTTCAGGGACGACGCATCGGGAAATGGATGCTTGATGAGGCAAAAAAGATCGCAACTGGTAAACGAATGGCCTTTCTGTGGCTGGGCGTTTGGGAAAAGAATCCGCGAGCCATCAAATTCTACCAAAGGCACGGCTTCACAAAATTCGGGACCCATCCCTACTACATTGGAAAAGACCGGCAAACGGATTGGTTGATGCGGGTCGATTTGCGTAACTTCGACTCTGAATAA
- a CDS encoding serine hydrolase domain-containing protein, whose product MKSVLFATLLVLGSITAVAQTFYFPQRNADWEQRPPGDFKIDAEALENAVRFAETNEYSGSRDLRIAIVKGFEREPFHEILGPTKKRGGPAGIILKNGYVIAQWGDTKRVDMTFSVTKSFLSTVAGLAVDQNLIADTGDRVVNYIWDGTFGGEHNSKITWEHLLQQNSDWSGELWGGKDWADRPPREGGIDDWKFRKLNQPGTVMEYNDVRVNVLAYALTHVWRKPLPVVLKENLMEKIGASTTWRWHGYEHAWTEIDGLRMKSVTGGGHSGAGIFINTEDMARFGLLFLNKGRWKSEQIVSSSWIQAALEPSKPNVNYGYMWWLNKKGDRHWDGLSEDIYYAAGFGGNFIVIDGENDLVIVTRWLEPDQIGEFVEKVHAALK is encoded by the coding sequence ATGAAATCCGTACTATTCGCGACCCTGTTGGTACTTGGCTCAATTACGGCCGTTGCCCAAACCTTTTATTTTCCTCAAAGAAATGCCGACTGGGAGCAGCGGCCTCCGGGAGATTTTAAAATCGATGCTGAAGCGCTTGAGAATGCCGTAAGATTTGCCGAGACCAATGAATATTCTGGCTCCCGTGACCTACGGATCGCCATTGTAAAGGGATTTGAAAGGGAGCCTTTCCACGAGATTTTGGGTCCGACCAAAAAGCGCGGTGGACCTGCGGGAATTATCCTAAAGAATGGATACGTTATTGCCCAATGGGGCGATACAAAACGGGTCGATATGACCTTTAGCGTCACCAAGAGTTTTCTATCCACCGTTGCCGGTCTCGCGGTCGACCAAAACCTGATCGCCGACACCGGCGACAGGGTGGTCAATTATATTTGGGACGGTACCTTTGGTGGGGAACACAACAGCAAAATCACTTGGGAACATCTACTACAGCAAAACTCCGACTGGTCCGGTGAACTTTGGGGCGGGAAAGACTGGGCCGACAGACCGCCCAGGGAGGGCGGAATCGATGATTGGAAATTCCGAAAGTTGAACCAACCGGGCACTGTCATGGAGTATAATGACGTGCGCGTCAATGTGCTGGCCTATGCCTTGACCCATGTCTGGCGCAAACCGCTGCCCGTGGTCCTCAAAGAAAATTTGATGGAGAAAATCGGCGCTTCTACCACGTGGCGTTGGCACGGTTACGAACATGCCTGGACGGAAATTGACGGACTACGGATGAAATCGGTTACGGGAGGAGGGCATTCCGGCGCGGGAATCTTTATCAACACCGAAGACATGGCACGATTCGGGCTGTTGTTTTTAAACAAGGGCAGGTGGAAAAGCGAACAGATCGTCAGTAGTTCTTGGATTCAAGCCGCCCTTGAACCTTCCAAACCTAATGTGAACTACGGGTATATGTGGTGGTTGAACAAAAAAGGCGACCGCCATTGGGACGGACTTTCTGAAGACATTTATTACGCGGCCGGTTTCGGCGGTAATTTTATAGTTATTGATGGGGAAAACGACCTTGTTATCGTGACGCGCTGGCTGGAACCCGACCAGATAGGGGAGTTTGTAGAAAAAGTGCACGCTGCGTTGAAGTGA
- a CDS encoding methionine aminotransferase, whose product MRPSLRNIPSKLPNVKTTIFTTVGNLARKHGALDLSQGFPNFEVDTHLMKLVTKAMQEGHNQYAPMQGYYRLREIISQKIEKLHGPRYHPESEITITVGATQAIYTAITAFVHPGDEVIVLKPAYDCYEPAIKSNGGIPVPLQLDADGYQVDWDAFRNKITPKTRMVVINSPHNPSGRIFSKDDMLQLQDILRPTDIILVSDEVYEHIVFDGKEHQSASRFADLASRSFVCASFGKTFHVTGWKIGYCVAPAALMHEFRQIHQFAVFCVDHPVQRALAEYLSDERRYLDLNAFYQQKRDFFLEGLKDSKFKFTRSQGTYFQLLDYTAMADEADEALAERLIVDHKLASIPISSFNVNHRDDKVLRFCFAKKQETLEQATEILRRL is encoded by the coding sequence ATGCGCCCATCCCTTAGAAATATTCCCTCAAAACTTCCGAACGTAAAGACCACCATTTTTACGACCGTCGGCAATCTCGCCCGAAAACATGGTGCCTTGGACCTGTCGCAGGGCTTTCCGAACTTTGAGGTAGACACCCACCTGATGAAGCTGGTCACAAAAGCCATGCAGGAAGGCCACAACCAATACGCCCCGATGCAAGGCTATTACCGATTGCGGGAAATCATTTCTCAAAAAATCGAAAAACTCCACGGACCGCGCTACCATCCCGAAAGCGAAATCACGATAACCGTCGGGGCGACTCAGGCCATCTATACGGCCATTACGGCCTTCGTGCATCCTGGTGACGAGGTCATCGTATTGAAACCCGCCTATGATTGCTACGAACCGGCCATAAAAAGCAATGGTGGCATTCCCGTGCCGTTACAGCTGGATGCCGACGGCTATCAAGTAGATTGGGATGCATTCCGAAACAAAATCACGCCCAAGACGCGCATGGTTGTTATCAATTCACCCCACAATCCCAGCGGAAGGATTTTTTCGAAGGATGATATGTTGCAATTACAGGATATACTTCGCCCGACTGATATTATCTTGGTTAGCGACGAAGTTTATGAACACATCGTGTTCGATGGCAAGGAGCATCAAAGCGCCTCCCGCTTCGCCGACCTGGCCTCCCGGAGTTTTGTCTGTGCCTCATTCGGAAAAACCTTTCACGTCACCGGATGGAAAATAGGCTACTGCGTCGCTCCTGCCGCACTTATGCACGAATTCCGACAAATACACCAGTTCGCCGTGTTCTGTGTCGACCACCCTGTACAGCGGGCCTTGGCCGAATATCTGTCCGACGAACGGCGTTATCTGGACCTCAACGCCTTCTACCAACAAAAACGGGATTTCTTTTTAGAGGGATTGAAGGATTCCAAGTTCAAGTTCACCCGGTCCCAAGGCACTTATTTTCAATTGTTGGATTATACGGCGATGGCCGATGAGGCCGATGAAGCTCTGGCTGAACGTTTGATCGTTGACCACAAGCTGGCCAGTATTCCCATTTCTTCCTTTAATGTAAACCATCGTGACGACAAGGTGTTGCGTTTCTGTTTCGCGAAAAAACAGGAAACACTGGAACAAGCGACCGAAATTTTGAGGAGATTGTAG
- a CDS encoding acyl-CoA thioesterase, protein MQAKRPSESRTVMTDMVLPSETNPINNLFGGELLARMDRAASIAARRHSRRITVTASVNHVAFNESVPVGSVLTVEAVVSRAFRTSMEVYIDVWMEDRFSGERSKANEAIYTFVAVDENGRPTEVPPLEPENEQEKQRYVGALRRKQLSLVLAGKMNPQEATELKALFT, encoded by the coding sequence ATGCAAGCTAAAAGACCCAGTGAATCCCGGACTGTAATGACCGATATGGTGCTCCCCAGCGAGACCAATCCCATCAACAACTTGTTCGGGGGCGAACTGTTGGCGCGAATGGATCGTGCCGCGAGTATCGCTGCCCGCCGGCATAGCCGGAGGATTACGGTCACCGCCTCCGTCAACCACGTGGCCTTTAACGAATCGGTGCCCGTAGGTAGTGTGCTAACGGTGGAAGCGGTAGTGTCAAGGGCATTCCGAACCTCGATGGAGGTCTATATCGATGTGTGGATGGAAGATCGCTTTAGCGGCGAACGTTCCAAGGCCAACGAGGCTATATATACCTTTGTTGCGGTTGACGAAAACGGCAGGCCCACCGAAGTGCCACCCCTCGAACCGGAAAACGAACAGGAAAAGCAACGCTATGTAGGTGCACTACGGCGAAAGCAATTGAGCTTGGTGCTAGCGGGCAAGATGAACCCGCAAGAGGCTACCGAGCTCAAGGCATTGTTCACGTGA
- a CDS encoding aldo/keto reductase, giving the protein MKNITDINGTFKLHNGVEMPYLGLGTYQADNDDEVVEAVLHALETGYRHIDTAAVYHNEKGVGKAISQSNVARDDIFVTSKVWNSDQGYESSLKAFDASMDRLGLDYLDLYLIHWPVEGKYKDTWRALEKLYKDKRVRAIGVSNFLQHHLEDVLKVAQTAPMVNQMEFHPYLVQQELIDFCDTENIQYESWSPFMQGELFDLDITSDLEEKYGKSSAQIILRWNLQKGVVAIPKSVHKNRIEQNADIFDFELSKEDMLYLNGLDRHHRTGADPDNFDL; this is encoded by the coding sequence ATGAAAAATATTACGGACATCAACGGAACATTTAAGCTGCACAACGGTGTAGAAATGCCCTATCTAGGCCTTGGCACCTATCAAGCCGATAACGACGACGAGGTGGTCGAAGCGGTGCTACATGCATTGGAAACCGGCTATCGGCATATCGATACCGCGGCGGTCTATCACAACGAAAAGGGCGTTGGAAAAGCCATCTCCCAAAGTAATGTCGCGCGTGATGACATTTTTGTGACCAGCAAGGTATGGAATTCCGATCAGGGCTATGAAAGCTCCCTGAAAGCATTCGATGCCAGCATGGACCGATTGGGGTTGGATTACCTCGACCTCTATTTGATTCACTGGCCGGTCGAGGGAAAGTACAAGGATACATGGCGGGCCCTTGAAAAATTATATAAGGATAAGCGGGTCCGGGCCATTGGGGTCAGTAATTTTTTACAACACCATCTTGAAGATGTGCTAAAAGTGGCACAAACCGCCCCAATGGTCAACCAAATGGAATTCCATCCGTATTTGGTACAGCAGGAGCTTATCGATTTCTGTGACACCGAAAACATTCAGTATGAATCTTGGTCTCCTTTTATGCAGGGCGAATTGTTCGATTTGGATATTACCTCGGACTTAGAGGAAAAATACGGAAAATCGTCCGCCCAGATCATCCTGCGATGGAATTTGCAAAAAGGAGTGGTGGCGATTCCGAAGTCCGTTCACAAAAACCGTATCGAACAAAACGCCGACATCTTCGATTTTGAGCTCTCGAAAGAGGATATGTTGTATCTGAATGGACTGGACCGTCACCATCGTACCGGTGCCGATCCGGATAATTTCGATCTTTAG